In Quercus robur chromosome 11, dhQueRobu3.1, whole genome shotgun sequence, the following proteins share a genomic window:
- the LOC126704812 gene encoding uncharacterized protein LOC126704812 encodes MEIFVEAINHCGLREVDYVGPRFTWIYQLTDGEQIRERLDRALATQEWMDLFPTAKLHHLSSSASDHSLLCLHLVRRQRRRKARKLFRFESMWLKDRRCEEVVKAAWVEKEMVATDRVLERCLERCRVDLSAWNKSEFGHVGRKISNLQRRLEGLELLPASTEQIRELKSTRIELNCWLEKEDAMWRQRSRLD; translated from the coding sequence ATGGAGATTTTTGTTGAAGCTATAAACCATTGTGGTCTTAGAGAAGTGGATTATGTAGGTCCTAGGTTTACCTGGATATACCAACTTACAGATGGAGAACAAATAAGGGAGAGGTTGGATAGGGCCTTGGCAACCCAAGAATGGATGGATCTTTTTCCTACAGCAAAGCTCCACCACCTCTCTTCTTCTGCATCAGACCACTCTCTCCTCTGCCTCCATTTAGTGCGCcggcaaagaagaagaaaagcaagGAAGCTGTTCAGATTTGAATCCATGTGGCTTAAAGATAGAAGGTGTGAAGAAGTAGTCAAAGCAGCATGGGTGGAGAAGGAAATGGTAGCCACGGATAGGGTGCTAGAAAGATGTTTGGAAAGGTGCAGGGTTGATTTGTCTGCATGGAATAAATCAGAATTTGGGCACGTGGGTAGGAAGATATCAAATTTACAAAGAAGGTTAGAAGGCCTAGAATTGCTACCAGCTTCTACAGAGCAAATCCGTGAGTTAAAGAGTACCAGAATTGAATTAAATTGCTGGTTGGAAAAAGAAGATGCGATGTGGAGGCAAAGGTCAAGACTTGACTAG